TAAGGCTTTTTAACACGAAGGTACAGCGCACACAGAGAGATAACTAATAACACTCTGTGTGCGCTGTACCTTCGTGTTAAAACCCAAACTATTAATTTATGCAACTGATTGTAAAAAAGAATCCAGCCGACCTGGCAAAAGCAGCGGCAGAATTTATTACAAAGCGGATCAAAGACGTACTTAAAAAACAGGATCGGTTTACGATTGCGCTTTCGGGGGGCAGCACACCCAAAGCCTTACATGAACTGCTGGCTAAATCGCCTTATGTCGAGCAAATTCCATGGTTACAGTTGCATGTCTTCTGGGGCGATGAACGTTACGTACCGATCGACGATCCACAGAGTAATGCCGGTATGGCCTATGATACGTTGCTGGGCCACGTCTACACGCCTGAATCGCAGATACACGTTTGGCGCACTGACCTGGAGCCTGATGCCGCTGCGGCCGATTACGACCGGGTCCTACATGATTATTTCGGGGAATCCGGCCCAACATTCGATCTGGTACTGCTCGGCATGGGCGATGATGGGCATACCCTCTCTTTGTTTCCCGGCACCGAAGTCGTTCATGAACAAACGGCCTGGACAAAAGCCTACTTCCTAACCCAGCAGACTATGTACCGGCTTACGCTGACTGCGCCTATTGTGAACCGGGCCAGTTGCATAGCCTTTCTGGTGGCTGGACCCAAGAAAGCGGCACCGCTTAAGGAAGTGCTGGAAGGTGAATACAATCCAGACCAATACCCATCGCAGGTTATCAAACCAACGCAGGGCGAACTTGTCTGGCTGGTCGATGCCCAGGCAGCTGAATTGATAACAAAGAAATAAACTGAAATTGAACCGCAAGGACGCGAGGGCGCAAAGAACAGTTTATTAGTTTCCAATTCTTTGCGTCCTCGCGTCCTTGCGGTTCAATCAGTTGCAACGTGTTATAAGAATATCTGCCATGAACACCGTCGTTTTTGAGTCACCACTGGGTTTGGTTCGTGTATCGGGTGATGTCGATGGTGTCTCGGTAATTTCCTGTACTGATGTGTCTCAAACCGAAGGTGCATCGGTAAACAAGCCAGATCAGGCAATGGCTGAGCCGGTTCAGCAGGCAGTACAGCAATTGCAGGAATACTTTGCCGGGTCGAGACAGACGTTTGATTTTCTGCTAAACCCAGCAGGGACCGAATTTCAACAAACGGTTTGGAAGGCGCTGCTCGATGTGCCGTTTGGGACAACACAATCCTACCTGGCCTTATCCCGACGGATTGGCGATGAAAAAGCGATTCGGGCCGTAGCAGCCGCCAACGGACGCAATCCTCTCTGGATCGTCGTGCCCTGCCATCGGATCATTGGTTCAGATGGGTCATTGACAGGGTATGCTGGTGGACTATGGCGGAAGAAGTGGTTGCTGGAACATGAAGGAGCCTTCGCCAAATCGTCGCAGTTGAGTCTGTTCTAATGTAGAGATGCCATACCTGGCGTCTCCTGAACAGATGGTCTTAAAACAATTCACTCAAATAGACGGCTACCCCTGCTGCGATTCGGAATGAAGTGACATCGGCCTTTTGGTTGAGATCGAAGCCGTTCAGCGAGACGGGG
This window of the Spirosoma aerolatum genome carries:
- the pgl gene encoding 6-phosphogluconolactonase, which encodes MQLIVKKNPADLAKAAAEFITKRIKDVLKKQDRFTIALSGGSTPKALHELLAKSPYVEQIPWLQLHVFWGDERYVPIDDPQSNAGMAYDTLLGHVYTPESQIHVWRTDLEPDAAAADYDRVLHDYFGESGPTFDLVLLGMGDDGHTLSLFPGTEVVHEQTAWTKAYFLTQQTMYRLTLTAPIVNRASCIAFLVAGPKKAAPLKEVLEGEYNPDQYPSQVIKPTQGELVWLVDAQAAELITKK
- a CDS encoding methylated-DNA--[protein]-cysteine S-methyltransferase, with product MNTVVFESPLGLVRVSGDVDGVSVISCTDVSQTEGASVNKPDQAMAEPVQQAVQQLQEYFAGSRQTFDFLLNPAGTEFQQTVWKALLDVPFGTTQSYLALSRRIGDEKAIRAVAAANGRNPLWIVVPCHRIIGSDGSLTGYAGGLWRKKWLLEHEGAFAKSSQLSLF